A single Glycine soja cultivar W05 chromosome 14, ASM419377v2, whole genome shotgun sequence DNA region contains:
- the LOC114385069 gene encoding folylpolyglutamate synthase-like isoform X3, whose amino-acid sequence MSDQGGKGSPKSSSLGPYEEAMEALSSLITRRTRADDSNVGDQFSLLYDYLKMLDLEEPIANMKIIHVAGTKGKGSTCTFTESILRNCGFRTGLFTSPHLIDIRERFRLDGMEICEEKFLAYFWWCYDRLKEKTDDNIPMPTYFRFLALVAFKIFAAEQVDVAIMEVGLGGKYDATNVVQSPIVCGITSLGYDHMEILGNTLGEIAGEKAGIFKNRIPAFTVPQPDEAMHVLEEKASLLNVPLQVVTPLDAKLLNGLRLGLEGEHQYLNAGLAIALCFTWLKRTGHVGDIYMEQTDTLPEQFVKGLTSASLQGRAQIVPDQHIKSERSNELVFFLDGAHSPESMEVCARWFSLAIKEYNPDQTLFHQQLNNSKLSHEVVKSTYHGERGSQRKSTPILLFNCLTVRDPQLLLPRLMKTCADHGVYFKKALFVPSLSVFNKVGPQAFTPTDSKVDLSWQFSLQRVWENLMQGSKAGRSTDIVSEELKDDMEMSASNCEHSTVFSSLPLAIKWLRDRVQQNQSVRFQVLVTGSLHLVGDVLNLVKK is encoded by the exons ATGTCTGACCAAG GTGGCAAAGGGTCTCCAAAGTCTTCGTCTTTGGGTCCATATGAAGAAGCCATGGAGGCCTTGTCGTCTTTGATCACTAGACGCACTCGTGCTGATGATAGCAACGTGGGGGATCAGTTTAGCCTGTTATATGATTACCTGAAG ATGCTAGATTTGGAGGAGCCAATTGCAAATATGAAGATTATCCATGTGGCTGGGACCAAAGGGAAG GGATCTACCTGCACCTTCACAGAATCTATATTGCGTAACTGTGGTTTTCGCACTGGTCTCTTCACATCTCCTCACCTCATTGATATCCGAGAGAGATTTCGTTTAGATGG TATGGAAATTTGTGAAGAGAAATTTTTAGCCTACTTCTGGTGGTGTTATGATAGACTAAAG GAAAAAACTGATGACAATATTCCAATGCCTACCTATTTTCGTTTCCTTGCTTTAGTTGCCTTCAAGATATTTGCAGCAGAGCAG GTCGATGTTGCTATAATGGAGGTAGGATTAGGTGGAAAATACGATGCAACAAATGTG GTTCAGTCACCTATTGTATGTGGAATAACTTCTCTTGGGTATGACCACATGGAGATTCTTG GGAATACTCTGGGAGAAATTGCTGGTGAGAAGGCTGGCATCTTCAAG aatcgGATTCCAGCTTTTACAGTGCCTCAACCTGATGAAGCAATGCATGTACTTGAAGAGAAGGCTTCTCTATTAAAT GTACCTCTTCAAGTGGTAACTCCATTAGATGCCAAATTGCTAAATGGTTTGAGACTTGGTCTTGAAGGTGAGCACCAATATTTAAATGCTGGTCTTGCCATCGCACTGTGCTTTACATGGCTGAAAAGGACTGGACATGTTGGAGATATCTATATGGAACAAACT GACACTTTGCCAGAGCAGTTCGTAAAAGGGTTAACAAGTGCAAGTTTGCAAGGAAGGGCTCAGATTGTTCCAGACCAACACATCAAGAGTGAAAGGTCAAatgaacttgttttttttttagatgggGCTCATAGTCCTGAAAGCATGGAAGTGTGTGCGAGGTGGTTTTCTCTAGCCATTAAAGAATACAACCCGGACCAAACCTTGTTTCATCAGCAACTTAATAATTCTAAATTGTCACATGAAGTAGTGAAGAGTACATACCACGGCGAAAGAGGATCCCAGAGAAAATCCACTCCG ATATTGCTGTTCAATTGTTTGACTGTACGAGATCCACAGTTGCTTCTTCCTCGGCTGATGAAAACGTGTGCTGATCATG GTGTCTACTTCAAGAAGGCGCTCTTTGTACCAAGTTTATCTGTTTTTAATAAAGTTGGACCCCAGGCTTTTACACCGACTGATTCCAAAGTTGATCTGTCATGGCAGTTTAGTCTTCAAAGAGTTTGGGAAAATCTCATGCAAGGCAGCAAAG CAGGTAGAAGTACTGACATTGTTTCTGAAGAACTAAAAGATGATATGGAAATGAGTGCCAGTAATTGTGAACATAGCACAGTGTTTTCGTCATTGCCATTGGCAATCAAATGGCTCAGGGACAGAGTGCAACAAAATCAATCAGTTCGTTTTCAG GTCCTTGTGACTGGCTCTTTACATCTTGTTGGTGACGTGTTGAACTTGGTCAAGAAGTGA
- the LOC114385069 gene encoding folylpolyglutamate synthase-like isoform X1, giving the protein MSDQEGGKGSPKSSSLGPYEEAMEALSSLITRRTRADDSNVGDQFSLLYDYLKMLDLEEPIANMKIIHVAGTKGKGSTCTFTESILRNCGFRTGLFTSPHLIDIRERFRLDGMEICEEKFLAYFWWCYDRLKEKTDDNIPMPTYFRFLALVAFKIFAAEQVDVAIMEVGLGGKYDATNVVQSPIVCGITSLGYDHMEILGNTLGEIAGEKAGIFKNRIPAFTVPQPDEAMHVLEEKASLLNVPLQVVTPLDAKLLNGLRLGLEGEHQYLNAGLAIALCFTWLKRTGHVGDIYMEQTDTLPEQFVKGLTSASLQGRAQIVPDQHIKSERSNELVFFLDGAHSPESMEVCARWFSLAIKEYNPDQTLFHQQLNNSKLSHEVVKSTYHGERGSQRKSTPILLFNCLTVRDPQLLLPRLMKTCADHGVYFKKALFVPSLSVFNKVGPQAFTPTDSKVDLSWQFSLQRVWENLMQGSKAGRSTDIVSEELKDDMEMSASNCEHSTVFSSLPLAIKWLRDRVQQNQSVRFQVLVTGSLHLVGDVLNLVKK; this is encoded by the exons ATGTCTGACCAAG AAGGTGGCAAAGGGTCTCCAAAGTCTTCGTCTTTGGGTCCATATGAAGAAGCCATGGAGGCCTTGTCGTCTTTGATCACTAGACGCACTCGTGCTGATGATAGCAACGTGGGGGATCAGTTTAGCCTGTTATATGATTACCTGAAG ATGCTAGATTTGGAGGAGCCAATTGCAAATATGAAGATTATCCATGTGGCTGGGACCAAAGGGAAG GGATCTACCTGCACCTTCACAGAATCTATATTGCGTAACTGTGGTTTTCGCACTGGTCTCTTCACATCTCCTCACCTCATTGATATCCGAGAGAGATTTCGTTTAGATGG TATGGAAATTTGTGAAGAGAAATTTTTAGCCTACTTCTGGTGGTGTTATGATAGACTAAAG GAAAAAACTGATGACAATATTCCAATGCCTACCTATTTTCGTTTCCTTGCTTTAGTTGCCTTCAAGATATTTGCAGCAGAGCAG GTCGATGTTGCTATAATGGAGGTAGGATTAGGTGGAAAATACGATGCAACAAATGTG GTTCAGTCACCTATTGTATGTGGAATAACTTCTCTTGGGTATGACCACATGGAGATTCTTG GGAATACTCTGGGAGAAATTGCTGGTGAGAAGGCTGGCATCTTCAAG aatcgGATTCCAGCTTTTACAGTGCCTCAACCTGATGAAGCAATGCATGTACTTGAAGAGAAGGCTTCTCTATTAAAT GTACCTCTTCAAGTGGTAACTCCATTAGATGCCAAATTGCTAAATGGTTTGAGACTTGGTCTTGAAGGTGAGCACCAATATTTAAATGCTGGTCTTGCCATCGCACTGTGCTTTACATGGCTGAAAAGGACTGGACATGTTGGAGATATCTATATGGAACAAACT GACACTTTGCCAGAGCAGTTCGTAAAAGGGTTAACAAGTGCAAGTTTGCAAGGAAGGGCTCAGATTGTTCCAGACCAACACATCAAGAGTGAAAGGTCAAatgaacttgttttttttttagatgggGCTCATAGTCCTGAAAGCATGGAAGTGTGTGCGAGGTGGTTTTCTCTAGCCATTAAAGAATACAACCCGGACCAAACCTTGTTTCATCAGCAACTTAATAATTCTAAATTGTCACATGAAGTAGTGAAGAGTACATACCACGGCGAAAGAGGATCCCAGAGAAAATCCACTCCG ATATTGCTGTTCAATTGTTTGACTGTACGAGATCCACAGTTGCTTCTTCCTCGGCTGATGAAAACGTGTGCTGATCATG GTGTCTACTTCAAGAAGGCGCTCTTTGTACCAAGTTTATCTGTTTTTAATAAAGTTGGACCCCAGGCTTTTACACCGACTGATTCCAAAGTTGATCTGTCATGGCAGTTTAGTCTTCAAAGAGTTTGGGAAAATCTCATGCAAGGCAGCAAAG CAGGTAGAAGTACTGACATTGTTTCTGAAGAACTAAAAGATGATATGGAAATGAGTGCCAGTAATTGTGAACATAGCACAGTGTTTTCGTCATTGCCATTGGCAATCAAATGGCTCAGGGACAGAGTGCAACAAAATCAATCAGTTCGTTTTCAG GTCCTTGTGACTGGCTCTTTACATCTTGTTGGTGACGTGTTGAACTTGGTCAAGAAGTGA
- the LOC114385069 gene encoding folylpolyglutamate synthase-like isoform X2, with translation MSDQEGGKGSPKSSSLGPYEEAMEALSSLITRRTRADDSNVGDQFSLLYDYLKMLDLEEPIANMKIIHVAGTKGKGSTCTFTESILRNCGFRTGLFTSPHLIDIRERFRLDGMEICEEKFLAYFWWCYDRLKEKTDDNIPMPTYFRFLALVAFKIFAAEQVDVAIMEVGLGGKYDATNVVQSPIVCGITSLGYDHMEILGNTLGEIAGEKAGIFKNRIPAFTVPQPDEAMHVLEEKASLLNVPLQVVTPLDAKLLNGLRLGLEGEHQYLNAGLAIALCFTWLKRTGHVGDIYMEQTDTLPEQFVKGLTSASLQGRAQIVPDQHIKSERSNELVFFLDGAHSPESMEVCARWFSLAIKEYNPDQTLFHQQLNNSKLSHEVVKSTYHGERGSQRKSTPILLFNCLTVRDPQLLLPRLMKTCADHGVYFKKALFVPSLSVFNKVGPQAFTPTDSKVDLSWQFSLQRVWENLMQGSKGRSTDIVSEELKDDMEMSASNCEHSTVFSSLPLAIKWLRDRVQQNQSVRFQVLVTGSLHLVGDVLNLVKK, from the exons ATGTCTGACCAAG AAGGTGGCAAAGGGTCTCCAAAGTCTTCGTCTTTGGGTCCATATGAAGAAGCCATGGAGGCCTTGTCGTCTTTGATCACTAGACGCACTCGTGCTGATGATAGCAACGTGGGGGATCAGTTTAGCCTGTTATATGATTACCTGAAG ATGCTAGATTTGGAGGAGCCAATTGCAAATATGAAGATTATCCATGTGGCTGGGACCAAAGGGAAG GGATCTACCTGCACCTTCACAGAATCTATATTGCGTAACTGTGGTTTTCGCACTGGTCTCTTCACATCTCCTCACCTCATTGATATCCGAGAGAGATTTCGTTTAGATGG TATGGAAATTTGTGAAGAGAAATTTTTAGCCTACTTCTGGTGGTGTTATGATAGACTAAAG GAAAAAACTGATGACAATATTCCAATGCCTACCTATTTTCGTTTCCTTGCTTTAGTTGCCTTCAAGATATTTGCAGCAGAGCAG GTCGATGTTGCTATAATGGAGGTAGGATTAGGTGGAAAATACGATGCAACAAATGTG GTTCAGTCACCTATTGTATGTGGAATAACTTCTCTTGGGTATGACCACATGGAGATTCTTG GGAATACTCTGGGAGAAATTGCTGGTGAGAAGGCTGGCATCTTCAAG aatcgGATTCCAGCTTTTACAGTGCCTCAACCTGATGAAGCAATGCATGTACTTGAAGAGAAGGCTTCTCTATTAAAT GTACCTCTTCAAGTGGTAACTCCATTAGATGCCAAATTGCTAAATGGTTTGAGACTTGGTCTTGAAGGTGAGCACCAATATTTAAATGCTGGTCTTGCCATCGCACTGTGCTTTACATGGCTGAAAAGGACTGGACATGTTGGAGATATCTATATGGAACAAACT GACACTTTGCCAGAGCAGTTCGTAAAAGGGTTAACAAGTGCAAGTTTGCAAGGAAGGGCTCAGATTGTTCCAGACCAACACATCAAGAGTGAAAGGTCAAatgaacttgttttttttttagatgggGCTCATAGTCCTGAAAGCATGGAAGTGTGTGCGAGGTGGTTTTCTCTAGCCATTAAAGAATACAACCCGGACCAAACCTTGTTTCATCAGCAACTTAATAATTCTAAATTGTCACATGAAGTAGTGAAGAGTACATACCACGGCGAAAGAGGATCCCAGAGAAAATCCACTCCG ATATTGCTGTTCAATTGTTTGACTGTACGAGATCCACAGTTGCTTCTTCCTCGGCTGATGAAAACGTGTGCTGATCATG GTGTCTACTTCAAGAAGGCGCTCTTTGTACCAAGTTTATCTGTTTTTAATAAAGTTGGACCCCAGGCTTTTACACCGACTGATTCCAAAGTTGATCTGTCATGGCAGTTTAGTCTTCAAAGAGTTTGGGAAAATCTCATGCAAGGCAGCAAAG GTAGAAGTACTGACATTGTTTCTGAAGAACTAAAAGATGATATGGAAATGAGTGCCAGTAATTGTGAACATAGCACAGTGTTTTCGTCATTGCCATTGGCAATCAAATGGCTCAGGGACAGAGTGCAACAAAATCAATCAGTTCGTTTTCAG GTCCTTGTGACTGGCTCTTTACATCTTGTTGGTGACGTGTTGAACTTGGTCAAGAAGTGA